In the genome of Vespa crabro chromosome 17, iyVesCrab1.2, whole genome shotgun sequence, one region contains:
- the LOC124430223 gene encoding mitogen-activated protein kinase kinase kinase 12 isoform X1, translating to MRTPAEAEKISQPEMFNLESQEPVTSSEVSQVILSTSHPEAHIFTNSMLCIQEELGQLSGIAGGPIINDTQVQIHNSNQTNSDSNSNCSEFATKCTSGSVSLDAQRSSWVEGILGCMRPVWTMLSKAAVNEKIKGHQTDDWEIPFESISELKWLGSGAQGAVFSGKLNKEVVAVKKVREPRETDIRHLRKLNHPNIVQFKGVCTQAPCYCIIMEFCPYGPLYDLLRAGEPVPPSRLVSWSKQIAAGMAYLHSHKIIHRDLKSPNVLIGQGEVVKISDFGTSREWNEISTRMSFAGTVAWMAPEIIRNEPCSEKVDIWSYGVVLWELLSGEIPYKDVDSSAIIWGVGNNSLHLPIPASCPEGYRLLVKQCWSAKPRNRPSFKHIEIHLGIAAVEVLCTKSDEYFKSQQSWKKEIRVHMKQMQSNSSSSPRFEADLIRRREDELRHAQDIREHYERKLERTNNLYLELSAVLLQLEQRERDVIKREQQSGYKQCKKRLVHPLLKAQERLYRRRNPTIQFSTSSTPTTPSSPVDYPLSPAKATTFTQLNEANQPETVLASNNNNFKQWKYRHRRVGSGCGASCSPRSSPHRERKSNEIMARLVDNQTQTDLMDISGNVVNSIKNSMNSSMTEKSLIDGIDKQSMAEQSIEYFNGNPILSETHCKMQSSSCSSPDHEHENNTNGNERLADCSDDDNLETLGRKVTEIINANRLISPMDNGNCDEVIKSHSRAKDEPTKLPANYCSVASTLNISQEQSENRVRSCSEFVNTLCDREEDDACEESWSDEEGEDPNYTYSYTLRRRSVARRPIGPGCRLRRFKQATVRIEGVLASDEENTSEYSHPPSSQSSTLESNPDVQRVLRNIHHSQKRKGIHDGSDSSSQSETDEVSEITIASQPNNANIIRLKSNI from the exons ATGCGTACTCCTGCTGAAGCCGAAAAGATATCCCAACCTGAGATGTTTAATCTTGAGTCTCAGGAACCAGTCACTTCATCCGAAGTGAGCCAAGTCATCTTATCCACTTCTCATCCAGAGGCACACATATTTACGAATAG CATGCTATGCATTCAGGAAGAGTTAGGTCAACTAAGTGGAATCGCAGGAGGaccaattattaatgatacgcAAGTTCAAATACACAATAGCAATCAAACGAATTCGGACAGCAACAGTAATTGTAGCGAGTTTGCAACCAAATGTACCTCAGGATCTGTTAGTTTAGACGCTCAAAGATCGAGCTGGGTCGAAGGGATATTAGGATGTATGCGACCTGTATGGACTATGCTATCAAAGGCTGCTGTCAATGAAAAGATTAAAGGACATCAAA ccGATGATTGGGAAATACCATTTGAATCTATTAGCGAACTTAAATGGTTGGGTTCTGGAGCTCAGGGAGCAGTTTTTAGCGGTAAATTGAACAAAGAGGTAGTAGCTgttaaaaaagtaagagaaccACGAGAGACTGATATACGGCATTTACGAAAATTAAATCATCCGAATATAGTACAATTTAA GGGAGTGTGTACACAAGCACCATGCTATTGTATAATTATGGAGTTTTGCCCATATGGACctttatatgatttattaagaGCTGGAGAGCCAGTCCCACCTTCCAGATTGGTATCTTGGTCAAAACAAATTGCAGCAGGGATGGCTTATCTTCATTcacataaaattatacatagaGATCTCAAAAGTCCAAA TGTTCTAATAGGTCAAGGTGAGGTCGTGAAAATCAGTGATTTTGGTACTAGCAGAGAATGGAATGAGATTAGTACCAGAATGAGTTTTGCTGGAACTGTTGCATGGATGGCTCcagaaataattagaaatgaaCCTTGTTCTGAAAAAGTTGATATATGGTCTTACGGCGTCGTACTTTGGGAATTATTAAGCGGAGAAATACCTTACAAAGATGTTGATTCTTCTGCTATTATTTGGGGCGTAGGAAACAATTCTCTTCATTTGCCCATTCCAGCGAGTTGCCCGGAAGGATACAGATTACTTGTGAAACAGTGTTGGTCAGCTAAACCTCGTAACAGACCTTCCTTTAAACATATTGAAATTCATCTTGGAATTGCAGCTGTGGAAGTGCTCTGTACAAAATCtgatgaatattttaaatctcAA CAAtcttggaaaaaagaaataagagttCATATGAAACAGATGCAATCAAATAGCTCTAGTAGTCCTCGATTCGAGGCCGATTTAATTAGACGAAGGGAAGATGAATTAAGGCACGCTCAGGATATAAGAGAACATTATGAACGTAAACTTGAACGTactaataatctttatttggAATTAAGCGCTGTATTACTGCAACTGGAACAGCGTGAACGAGACGTGATAAa AAGAGAACAACAATCGGGATATAAGCAATGTAAAAAACGTCTTGTACATCCACTTTTGAAAGCACAGGAAAGATTATATCGCAGAAGAAATCCCACAATACAGTTCTCAACCTCTTCAACTCCTACTACACCGTCGTCTCCTGTTGATTATCCATTAAGCCCTGCTAAAGCAACCACTTTTACACAGTTGAACGAAGCGAATCAACCAGAAACTGTATTAgcatcgaataataataattttaagcaATGGAAATATAGACATCGAAGAGTTGGATCTGGTTGTGGTGCAAGCTGTAGTCCAAGATCGAGTCCTCATCGTGAGAGAAAG AGCAACGAAATAATGGCGAGACTGGTTGACAATCAGACTCAAACAGACTTAATGGATATAAGTGGAAACGTTGTGAATtccattaaaaattcaatgaattcTTCAATGAcagaaaaatctttaatagaTGGTATCGATAAACAGTCTATGGCCGAACAATCTATAGAATATTTCAATGGGAATCCAATTTTGTCTGAAACTCATTGTAAAATGCAGTCTAGTTCTTGTTCTAGTCCAGACCATGAGcatgaaaataatacgaatggAAATGAACGATTAGCAGACTGCAGTGACGATGATAATCTTGAGACTCTCGGTAGAAAAGTGACGGAAATTATAAATGCTAATCGTCTTATTTCACCTATGGATAATGGAAATTGTGATGAAGTAATAAAATCACATAG CAGAGCTAAAGATGAGCCTACGAAACTGCCAGCGAACTATTGTTCCGTCGCGAgtacattaaatatatcacAAGAACAGTCTGAGAATAGAGTAAGGTCTTGTTCGGAATTTGTAAATACTCTATGCGATCGTGAAGAGGATGATGCTTGCGAGGAAAGTTGGTCTgatgaagaaggagaagaccCAAATTATACTTATAGTTATACTCTTAGACGTAGAAG TGTTGCAAGAAGGCCAATTGGTCCAGGTTGTAGATTAAGAAGATTTAAACAAGCAACCGTTAGAATAGAAGGAGTATTGGCCTCTGACGAGGAGAATACTTCAGAATATTCACATCCTCCGTCCAGTCAATCCTCTACATTAGAAAGTAATCCTGACGTTCAAAGGGTCCTTCGCAATATTCATCATTCACAAAAG aGAAAAGGAATACATGATGGATCGGATTCTTCGAGTCAATCGGAAACGGATGAAGTCAGTGAGATTACTATTGCATCTCAACCAAACAATGCTAACATAATAAGGttgaaaagtaatatatag
- the LOC124430223 gene encoding mitogen-activated protein kinase kinase kinase 12 isoform X2 yields the protein MRTPAEAEKISQPEMFNLESQEPVTSSEVSQVILSTSHPEAHIFTNSMLCIQEELGQLSGIAGGPIINDTQVQIHNSNQTNSDSNSNCSEFATKCTSGSVSLDAQRSSWVEGILGCMRPVWTMLSKAAVNEKIKGHQTDDWEIPFESISELKWLGSGAQGAVFSGKLNKEVVAVKKVREPRETDIRHLRKLNHPNIVQFKGVCTQAPCYCIIMEFCPYGPLYDLLRAGEPVPPSRLVSWSKQIAAGMAYLHSHKIIHRDLKSPNVLIGQGEVVKISDFGTSREWNEISTRMSFAGTVAWMAPEIIRNEPCSEKVDIWSYGVVLWELLSGEIPYKDVDSSAIIWGVGNNSLHLPIPASCPEGYRLLVKQCWSAKPRNRPSFKHIEIHLGIAAVEVLCTKSDEYFKSQQSWKKEIRVHMKQMQSNSSSSPRFEADLIRRREDELRHAQDIREHYERKLERTNNLYLELSAVLLQLEQRERDVIKREQQSGYKQCKKRLVHPLLKAQERLYRRRNPTIQFSTSSTPTTPSSPVDYPLSPAKATTFTQLNEANQPETVLASNNNNFKQWKYRHRRVGSGCGASCSPRSSPHRERKSNEIMARLVDNQTQTDLMDISGNVVNSIKNSMNSSMTEKSLIDGIDKQSMAEQSIEYFNGNPILSETHCKMQSSSCSSPDHEHENNTNGNERLADCSDDDNLETLGRKVTEIINANRLISPMDNGNCDEVIKSHRAKDEPTKLPANYCSVASTLNISQEQSENRVRSCSEFVNTLCDREEDDACEESWSDEEGEDPNYTYSYTLRRRSVARRPIGPGCRLRRFKQATVRIEGVLASDEENTSEYSHPPSSQSSTLESNPDVQRVLRNIHHSQKRKGIHDGSDSSSQSETDEVSEITIASQPNNANIIRLKSNI from the exons ATGCGTACTCCTGCTGAAGCCGAAAAGATATCCCAACCTGAGATGTTTAATCTTGAGTCTCAGGAACCAGTCACTTCATCCGAAGTGAGCCAAGTCATCTTATCCACTTCTCATCCAGAGGCACACATATTTACGAATAG CATGCTATGCATTCAGGAAGAGTTAGGTCAACTAAGTGGAATCGCAGGAGGaccaattattaatgatacgcAAGTTCAAATACACAATAGCAATCAAACGAATTCGGACAGCAACAGTAATTGTAGCGAGTTTGCAACCAAATGTACCTCAGGATCTGTTAGTTTAGACGCTCAAAGATCGAGCTGGGTCGAAGGGATATTAGGATGTATGCGACCTGTATGGACTATGCTATCAAAGGCTGCTGTCAATGAAAAGATTAAAGGACATCAAA ccGATGATTGGGAAATACCATTTGAATCTATTAGCGAACTTAAATGGTTGGGTTCTGGAGCTCAGGGAGCAGTTTTTAGCGGTAAATTGAACAAAGAGGTAGTAGCTgttaaaaaagtaagagaaccACGAGAGACTGATATACGGCATTTACGAAAATTAAATCATCCGAATATAGTACAATTTAA GGGAGTGTGTACACAAGCACCATGCTATTGTATAATTATGGAGTTTTGCCCATATGGACctttatatgatttattaagaGCTGGAGAGCCAGTCCCACCTTCCAGATTGGTATCTTGGTCAAAACAAATTGCAGCAGGGATGGCTTATCTTCATTcacataaaattatacatagaGATCTCAAAAGTCCAAA TGTTCTAATAGGTCAAGGTGAGGTCGTGAAAATCAGTGATTTTGGTACTAGCAGAGAATGGAATGAGATTAGTACCAGAATGAGTTTTGCTGGAACTGTTGCATGGATGGCTCcagaaataattagaaatgaaCCTTGTTCTGAAAAAGTTGATATATGGTCTTACGGCGTCGTACTTTGGGAATTATTAAGCGGAGAAATACCTTACAAAGATGTTGATTCTTCTGCTATTATTTGGGGCGTAGGAAACAATTCTCTTCATTTGCCCATTCCAGCGAGTTGCCCGGAAGGATACAGATTACTTGTGAAACAGTGTTGGTCAGCTAAACCTCGTAACAGACCTTCCTTTAAACATATTGAAATTCATCTTGGAATTGCAGCTGTGGAAGTGCTCTGTACAAAATCtgatgaatattttaaatctcAA CAAtcttggaaaaaagaaataagagttCATATGAAACAGATGCAATCAAATAGCTCTAGTAGTCCTCGATTCGAGGCCGATTTAATTAGACGAAGGGAAGATGAATTAAGGCACGCTCAGGATATAAGAGAACATTATGAACGTAAACTTGAACGTactaataatctttatttggAATTAAGCGCTGTATTACTGCAACTGGAACAGCGTGAACGAGACGTGATAAa AAGAGAACAACAATCGGGATATAAGCAATGTAAAAAACGTCTTGTACATCCACTTTTGAAAGCACAGGAAAGATTATATCGCAGAAGAAATCCCACAATACAGTTCTCAACCTCTTCAACTCCTACTACACCGTCGTCTCCTGTTGATTATCCATTAAGCCCTGCTAAAGCAACCACTTTTACACAGTTGAACGAAGCGAATCAACCAGAAACTGTATTAgcatcgaataataataattttaagcaATGGAAATATAGACATCGAAGAGTTGGATCTGGTTGTGGTGCAAGCTGTAGTCCAAGATCGAGTCCTCATCGTGAGAGAAAG AGCAACGAAATAATGGCGAGACTGGTTGACAATCAGACTCAAACAGACTTAATGGATATAAGTGGAAACGTTGTGAATtccattaaaaattcaatgaattcTTCAATGAcagaaaaatctttaatagaTGGTATCGATAAACAGTCTATGGCCGAACAATCTATAGAATATTTCAATGGGAATCCAATTTTGTCTGAAACTCATTGTAAAATGCAGTCTAGTTCTTGTTCTAGTCCAGACCATGAGcatgaaaataatacgaatggAAATGAACGATTAGCAGACTGCAGTGACGATGATAATCTTGAGACTCTCGGTAGAAAAGTGACGGAAATTATAAATGCTAATCGTCTTATTTCACCTATGGATAATGGAAATTGTGATGAAGTAATAAAATCACATAG AGCTAAAGATGAGCCTACGAAACTGCCAGCGAACTATTGTTCCGTCGCGAgtacattaaatatatcacAAGAACAGTCTGAGAATAGAGTAAGGTCTTGTTCGGAATTTGTAAATACTCTATGCGATCGTGAAGAGGATGATGCTTGCGAGGAAAGTTGGTCTgatgaagaaggagaagaccCAAATTATACTTATAGTTATACTCTTAGACGTAGAAG TGTTGCAAGAAGGCCAATTGGTCCAGGTTGTAGATTAAGAAGATTTAAACAAGCAACCGTTAGAATAGAAGGAGTATTGGCCTCTGACGAGGAGAATACTTCAGAATATTCACATCCTCCGTCCAGTCAATCCTCTACATTAGAAAGTAATCCTGACGTTCAAAGGGTCCTTCGCAATATTCATCATTCACAAAAG aGAAAAGGAATACATGATGGATCGGATTCTTCGAGTCAATCGGAAACGGATGAAGTCAGTGAGATTACTATTGCATCTCAACCAAACAATGCTAACATAATAAGGttgaaaagtaatatatag
- the LOC124430223 gene encoding mitogen-activated protein kinase kinase kinase 12 isoform X3, protein MVLARFFSKKVQVQPDVVVAVDIPKNVDTKSMLCIQEELGQLSGIAGGPIINDTQVQIHNSNQTNSDSNSNCSEFATKCTSGSVSLDAQRSSWVEGILGCMRPVWTMLSKAAVNEKIKGHQTDDWEIPFESISELKWLGSGAQGAVFSGKLNKEVVAVKKVREPRETDIRHLRKLNHPNIVQFKGVCTQAPCYCIIMEFCPYGPLYDLLRAGEPVPPSRLVSWSKQIAAGMAYLHSHKIIHRDLKSPNVLIGQGEVVKISDFGTSREWNEISTRMSFAGTVAWMAPEIIRNEPCSEKVDIWSYGVVLWELLSGEIPYKDVDSSAIIWGVGNNSLHLPIPASCPEGYRLLVKQCWSAKPRNRPSFKHIEIHLGIAAVEVLCTKSDEYFKSQQSWKKEIRVHMKQMQSNSSSSPRFEADLIRRREDELRHAQDIREHYERKLERTNNLYLELSAVLLQLEQRERDVIKREQQSGYKQCKKRLVHPLLKAQERLYRRRNPTIQFSTSSTPTTPSSPVDYPLSPAKATTFTQLNEANQPETVLASNNNNFKQWKYRHRRVGSGCGASCSPRSSPHRERKSNEIMARLVDNQTQTDLMDISGNVVNSIKNSMNSSMTEKSLIDGIDKQSMAEQSIEYFNGNPILSETHCKMQSSSCSSPDHEHENNTNGNERLADCSDDDNLETLGRKVTEIINANRLISPMDNGNCDEVIKSHSRAKDEPTKLPANYCSVASTLNISQEQSENRVRSCSEFVNTLCDREEDDACEESWSDEEGEDPNYTYSYTLRRRSVARRPIGPGCRLRRFKQATVRIEGVLASDEENTSEYSHPPSSQSSTLESNPDVQRVLRNIHHSQKRKGIHDGSDSSSQSETDEVSEITIASQPNNANIIRLKSNI, encoded by the exons ATGGTTCTCGCGCGGTTTTTTTCCAAGAAAGTGCAAGTACAGCCTGATGTAGTCGTCGCCGTCGATATACCAAAGAACGTTGATACAAAGAG CATGCTATGCATTCAGGAAGAGTTAGGTCAACTAAGTGGAATCGCAGGAGGaccaattattaatgatacgcAAGTTCAAATACACAATAGCAATCAAACGAATTCGGACAGCAACAGTAATTGTAGCGAGTTTGCAACCAAATGTACCTCAGGATCTGTTAGTTTAGACGCTCAAAGATCGAGCTGGGTCGAAGGGATATTAGGATGTATGCGACCTGTATGGACTATGCTATCAAAGGCTGCTGTCAATGAAAAGATTAAAGGACATCAAA ccGATGATTGGGAAATACCATTTGAATCTATTAGCGAACTTAAATGGTTGGGTTCTGGAGCTCAGGGAGCAGTTTTTAGCGGTAAATTGAACAAAGAGGTAGTAGCTgttaaaaaagtaagagaaccACGAGAGACTGATATACGGCATTTACGAAAATTAAATCATCCGAATATAGTACAATTTAA GGGAGTGTGTACACAAGCACCATGCTATTGTATAATTATGGAGTTTTGCCCATATGGACctttatatgatttattaagaGCTGGAGAGCCAGTCCCACCTTCCAGATTGGTATCTTGGTCAAAACAAATTGCAGCAGGGATGGCTTATCTTCATTcacataaaattatacatagaGATCTCAAAAGTCCAAA TGTTCTAATAGGTCAAGGTGAGGTCGTGAAAATCAGTGATTTTGGTACTAGCAGAGAATGGAATGAGATTAGTACCAGAATGAGTTTTGCTGGAACTGTTGCATGGATGGCTCcagaaataattagaaatgaaCCTTGTTCTGAAAAAGTTGATATATGGTCTTACGGCGTCGTACTTTGGGAATTATTAAGCGGAGAAATACCTTACAAAGATGTTGATTCTTCTGCTATTATTTGGGGCGTAGGAAACAATTCTCTTCATTTGCCCATTCCAGCGAGTTGCCCGGAAGGATACAGATTACTTGTGAAACAGTGTTGGTCAGCTAAACCTCGTAACAGACCTTCCTTTAAACATATTGAAATTCATCTTGGAATTGCAGCTGTGGAAGTGCTCTGTACAAAATCtgatgaatattttaaatctcAA CAAtcttggaaaaaagaaataagagttCATATGAAACAGATGCAATCAAATAGCTCTAGTAGTCCTCGATTCGAGGCCGATTTAATTAGACGAAGGGAAGATGAATTAAGGCACGCTCAGGATATAAGAGAACATTATGAACGTAAACTTGAACGTactaataatctttatttggAATTAAGCGCTGTATTACTGCAACTGGAACAGCGTGAACGAGACGTGATAAa AAGAGAACAACAATCGGGATATAAGCAATGTAAAAAACGTCTTGTACATCCACTTTTGAAAGCACAGGAAAGATTATATCGCAGAAGAAATCCCACAATACAGTTCTCAACCTCTTCAACTCCTACTACACCGTCGTCTCCTGTTGATTATCCATTAAGCCCTGCTAAAGCAACCACTTTTACACAGTTGAACGAAGCGAATCAACCAGAAACTGTATTAgcatcgaataataataattttaagcaATGGAAATATAGACATCGAAGAGTTGGATCTGGTTGTGGTGCAAGCTGTAGTCCAAGATCGAGTCCTCATCGTGAGAGAAAG AGCAACGAAATAATGGCGAGACTGGTTGACAATCAGACTCAAACAGACTTAATGGATATAAGTGGAAACGTTGTGAATtccattaaaaattcaatgaattcTTCAATGAcagaaaaatctttaatagaTGGTATCGATAAACAGTCTATGGCCGAACAATCTATAGAATATTTCAATGGGAATCCAATTTTGTCTGAAACTCATTGTAAAATGCAGTCTAGTTCTTGTTCTAGTCCAGACCATGAGcatgaaaataatacgaatggAAATGAACGATTAGCAGACTGCAGTGACGATGATAATCTTGAGACTCTCGGTAGAAAAGTGACGGAAATTATAAATGCTAATCGTCTTATTTCACCTATGGATAATGGAAATTGTGATGAAGTAATAAAATCACATAG CAGAGCTAAAGATGAGCCTACGAAACTGCCAGCGAACTATTGTTCCGTCGCGAgtacattaaatatatcacAAGAACAGTCTGAGAATAGAGTAAGGTCTTGTTCGGAATTTGTAAATACTCTATGCGATCGTGAAGAGGATGATGCTTGCGAGGAAAGTTGGTCTgatgaagaaggagaagaccCAAATTATACTTATAGTTATACTCTTAGACGTAGAAG TGTTGCAAGAAGGCCAATTGGTCCAGGTTGTAGATTAAGAAGATTTAAACAAGCAACCGTTAGAATAGAAGGAGTATTGGCCTCTGACGAGGAGAATACTTCAGAATATTCACATCCTCCGTCCAGTCAATCCTCTACATTAGAAAGTAATCCTGACGTTCAAAGGGTCCTTCGCAATATTCATCATTCACAAAAG aGAAAAGGAATACATGATGGATCGGATTCTTCGAGTCAATCGGAAACGGATGAAGTCAGTGAGATTACTATTGCATCTCAACCAAACAATGCTAACATAATAAGGttgaaaagtaatatatag
- the LOC124430223 gene encoding mitogen-activated protein kinase kinase kinase 13 isoform X4 — MERMLCIQEELGQLSGIAGGPIINDTQVQIHNSNQTNSDSNSNCSEFATKCTSGSVSLDAQRSSWVEGILGCMRPVWTMLSKAAVNEKIKGHQTDDWEIPFESISELKWLGSGAQGAVFSGKLNKEVVAVKKVREPRETDIRHLRKLNHPNIVQFKGVCTQAPCYCIIMEFCPYGPLYDLLRAGEPVPPSRLVSWSKQIAAGMAYLHSHKIIHRDLKSPNVLIGQGEVVKISDFGTSREWNEISTRMSFAGTVAWMAPEIIRNEPCSEKVDIWSYGVVLWELLSGEIPYKDVDSSAIIWGVGNNSLHLPIPASCPEGYRLLVKQCWSAKPRNRPSFKHIEIHLGIAAVEVLCTKSDEYFKSQQSWKKEIRVHMKQMQSNSSSSPRFEADLIRRREDELRHAQDIREHYERKLERTNNLYLELSAVLLQLEQRERDVIKREQQSGYKQCKKRLVHPLLKAQERLYRRRNPTIQFSTSSTPTTPSSPVDYPLSPAKATTFTQLNEANQPETVLASNNNNFKQWKYRHRRVGSGCGASCSPRSSPHRERKSNEIMARLVDNQTQTDLMDISGNVVNSIKNSMNSSMTEKSLIDGIDKQSMAEQSIEYFNGNPILSETHCKMQSSSCSSPDHEHENNTNGNERLADCSDDDNLETLGRKVTEIINANRLISPMDNGNCDEVIKSHSRAKDEPTKLPANYCSVASTLNISQEQSENRVRSCSEFVNTLCDREEDDACEESWSDEEGEDPNYTYSYTLRRRSVARRPIGPGCRLRRFKQATVRIEGVLASDEENTSEYSHPPSSQSSTLESNPDVQRVLRNIHHSQKRKGIHDGSDSSSQSETDEVSEITIASQPNNANIIRLKSNI, encoded by the exons ATGGAGCG CATGCTATGCATTCAGGAAGAGTTAGGTCAACTAAGTGGAATCGCAGGAGGaccaattattaatgatacgcAAGTTCAAATACACAATAGCAATCAAACGAATTCGGACAGCAACAGTAATTGTAGCGAGTTTGCAACCAAATGTACCTCAGGATCTGTTAGTTTAGACGCTCAAAGATCGAGCTGGGTCGAAGGGATATTAGGATGTATGCGACCTGTATGGACTATGCTATCAAAGGCTGCTGTCAATGAAAAGATTAAAGGACATCAAA ccGATGATTGGGAAATACCATTTGAATCTATTAGCGAACTTAAATGGTTGGGTTCTGGAGCTCAGGGAGCAGTTTTTAGCGGTAAATTGAACAAAGAGGTAGTAGCTgttaaaaaagtaagagaaccACGAGAGACTGATATACGGCATTTACGAAAATTAAATCATCCGAATATAGTACAATTTAA GGGAGTGTGTACACAAGCACCATGCTATTGTATAATTATGGAGTTTTGCCCATATGGACctttatatgatttattaagaGCTGGAGAGCCAGTCCCACCTTCCAGATTGGTATCTTGGTCAAAACAAATTGCAGCAGGGATGGCTTATCTTCATTcacataaaattatacatagaGATCTCAAAAGTCCAAA TGTTCTAATAGGTCAAGGTGAGGTCGTGAAAATCAGTGATTTTGGTACTAGCAGAGAATGGAATGAGATTAGTACCAGAATGAGTTTTGCTGGAACTGTTGCATGGATGGCTCcagaaataattagaaatgaaCCTTGTTCTGAAAAAGTTGATATATGGTCTTACGGCGTCGTACTTTGGGAATTATTAAGCGGAGAAATACCTTACAAAGATGTTGATTCTTCTGCTATTATTTGGGGCGTAGGAAACAATTCTCTTCATTTGCCCATTCCAGCGAGTTGCCCGGAAGGATACAGATTACTTGTGAAACAGTGTTGGTCAGCTAAACCTCGTAACAGACCTTCCTTTAAACATATTGAAATTCATCTTGGAATTGCAGCTGTGGAAGTGCTCTGTACAAAATCtgatgaatattttaaatctcAA CAAtcttggaaaaaagaaataagagttCATATGAAACAGATGCAATCAAATAGCTCTAGTAGTCCTCGATTCGAGGCCGATTTAATTAGACGAAGGGAAGATGAATTAAGGCACGCTCAGGATATAAGAGAACATTATGAACGTAAACTTGAACGTactaataatctttatttggAATTAAGCGCTGTATTACTGCAACTGGAACAGCGTGAACGAGACGTGATAAa AAGAGAACAACAATCGGGATATAAGCAATGTAAAAAACGTCTTGTACATCCACTTTTGAAAGCACAGGAAAGATTATATCGCAGAAGAAATCCCACAATACAGTTCTCAACCTCTTCAACTCCTACTACACCGTCGTCTCCTGTTGATTATCCATTAAGCCCTGCTAAAGCAACCACTTTTACACAGTTGAACGAAGCGAATCAACCAGAAACTGTATTAgcatcgaataataataattttaagcaATGGAAATATAGACATCGAAGAGTTGGATCTGGTTGTGGTGCAAGCTGTAGTCCAAGATCGAGTCCTCATCGTGAGAGAAAG AGCAACGAAATAATGGCGAGACTGGTTGACAATCAGACTCAAACAGACTTAATGGATATAAGTGGAAACGTTGTGAATtccattaaaaattcaatgaattcTTCAATGAcagaaaaatctttaatagaTGGTATCGATAAACAGTCTATGGCCGAACAATCTATAGAATATTTCAATGGGAATCCAATTTTGTCTGAAACTCATTGTAAAATGCAGTCTAGTTCTTGTTCTAGTCCAGACCATGAGcatgaaaataatacgaatggAAATGAACGATTAGCAGACTGCAGTGACGATGATAATCTTGAGACTCTCGGTAGAAAAGTGACGGAAATTATAAATGCTAATCGTCTTATTTCACCTATGGATAATGGAAATTGTGATGAAGTAATAAAATCACATAG CAGAGCTAAAGATGAGCCTACGAAACTGCCAGCGAACTATTGTTCCGTCGCGAgtacattaaatatatcacAAGAACAGTCTGAGAATAGAGTAAGGTCTTGTTCGGAATTTGTAAATACTCTATGCGATCGTGAAGAGGATGATGCTTGCGAGGAAAGTTGGTCTgatgaagaaggagaagaccCAAATTATACTTATAGTTATACTCTTAGACGTAGAAG TGTTGCAAGAAGGCCAATTGGTCCAGGTTGTAGATTAAGAAGATTTAAACAAGCAACCGTTAGAATAGAAGGAGTATTGGCCTCTGACGAGGAGAATACTTCAGAATATTCACATCCTCCGTCCAGTCAATCCTCTACATTAGAAAGTAATCCTGACGTTCAAAGGGTCCTTCGCAATATTCATCATTCACAAAAG aGAAAAGGAATACATGATGGATCGGATTCTTCGAGTCAATCGGAAACGGATGAAGTCAGTGAGATTACTATTGCATCTCAACCAAACAATGCTAACATAATAAGGttgaaaagtaatatatag